From the genome of Terriglobales bacterium, one region includes:
- a CDS encoding PDZ domain-containing protein produces the protein MKSARVLPVLLLLAAGFSQNSTPTAAPRPDLPRKGYLGVSLHDPQPGKPGAEIRRVTPGTAAAQLGLKSGDRILSVNSTPLNDPIAIDRAWETLRAGDQVKLGVLRDGKESALVVTVPPLPKEEIQDFDVIYGSVTADKGLRLRTILTRPRSATGRLPGIFLVGWLSCDSAEAPLGIQDGFARFIRNLITQSGFVMMRMDKPGVGDSEGICSDTDFLTELAGYRAAFESFTRSQYVDPKKIVMLGMSNGGGVLPLVAGDYPVAGYVVSGGWVKTWLEHMLEIERRRLTLSGKNPGEVSDQMRGYEEFYDLYLNGVKTPGEVLREKPNLAPLWTEDGGHQYGRPAAFYQQLQDLNLAAAWQKVNVPVLSVHGEYDWIMTGQDHQMIAGIVNANKPGFGKFVEIPKMDHGYNVYETPVAAFNGTGGRFSETVSPLVLEWLRQTVKP, from the coding sequence ATGAAATCTGCCAGGGTGCTTCCCGTTCTGCTGCTATTGGCGGCCGGATTTTCGCAAAACAGCACGCCCACTGCAGCTCCGCGACCCGATCTGCCCCGAAAAGGCTACCTCGGTGTCTCGCTACACGATCCACAGCCCGGCAAGCCGGGTGCGGAAATCCGACGAGTCACGCCTGGGACGGCTGCCGCGCAGCTGGGCCTAAAATCCGGGGATCGAATTCTCAGCGTGAACTCGACCCCTCTGAATGATCCAATTGCCATCGACCGCGCCTGGGAGACGCTCCGCGCCGGCGATCAGGTCAAGCTGGGCGTGCTGCGCGATGGCAAAGAATCAGCTCTCGTAGTGACCGTTCCCCCGCTGCCCAAAGAAGAAATTCAGGACTTCGACGTGATCTATGGCTCGGTCACCGCGGACAAAGGCCTGCGCCTGCGCACTATCCTGACCAGACCCAGATCCGCCACCGGGCGCCTGCCGGGCATCTTCCTCGTCGGGTGGCTGAGCTGCGATAGCGCGGAGGCGCCGCTGGGGATACAAGACGGCTTCGCGCGCTTCATTCGCAATCTGATTACACAGTCCGGCTTTGTCATGATGCGCATGGATAAACCGGGAGTCGGCGACAGTGAGGGAATTTGCTCAGATACGGATTTCCTGACTGAATTGGCCGGATACCGTGCAGCATTCGAGAGCTTCACCCGCTCTCAATATGTGGATCCGAAAAAAATCGTCATGCTGGGTATGAGCAACGGCGGCGGAGTGCTGCCGCTGGTAGCAGGCGATTATCCGGTGGCGGGTTACGTCGTCAGCGGAGGCTGGGTGAAGACCTGGTTGGAGCACATGCTGGAGATCGAACGGCGCAGGCTTACATTGTCAGGAAAAAATCCGGGTGAGGTCTCAGACCAGATGCGCGGCTACGAGGAGTTCTACGATCTTTATCTGAACGGGGTAAAAACGCCGGGAGAAGTTCTGCGCGAGAAGCCCAACCTGGCGCCATTATGGACCGAGGATGGCGGCCATCAATACGGGCGGCCGGCAGCGTTTTATCAGCAATTACAGGATCTGAACCTGGCTGCGGCCTGGCAGAAGGTGAACGTTCCGGTGCTCTCGGTGCACGGCGAATATGACTGGATCATGACCGGCCAGGATCACCAAATGATTGCTGGAATCGTCAATGCCAACAAACCGGGCTTCGGCAAATTTGTCGAAATCCCGAAAATGGACCATGGCTACAACGTTTACGAAACCCCGGTGGCGGCGTTCAACGGGACCGGCGGACGTTTCAGCGAAACCGTGAGCCCACTGGTGCTGGAGTGGCTGCGGCAAACCGTGAAGCCTTAG
- a CDS encoding dipeptidase, with protein sequence MRRKILILVLIFFLASQVYAQQPDQAHRIQANVLGIDTHNDTVQRVVFERVDLGQRLPDGAIDLVRLQEGGIHVPFFALWVPTYYPGAEAVRRTLDFRDAMQAVFDKYPDRIELATSARDIERIVGQKKIAAVLTIEGGHQIDNDLAVLRMYRRMGILSMTLTHFRNNDWADSSTDKPLHNGLTDFGKQVVREMNSLGMLVDISHVSDKTFYDVLQVTTKPVIASHSSCRSISDIPRNMTDDMLRALAHNGGVVGINFGAAFLNAKDGEDFKQVVERRNETEPSLTGAALDEFAAADHRKSAIGHPRVGQATVDDAAACIDHIVKVAGIDHVGIGSDFDGVSIVPRGLEDVSKMPSLTAALLERGYSEQDIQKIMGGNFLRVIREVVGN encoded by the coding sequence TTGCGTCGCAAAATTCTGATCCTTGTCCTTATTTTCTTCCTCGCCTCACAGGTCTATGCCCAGCAACCCGATCAGGCGCATCGCATACAAGCTAATGTTCTCGGCATCGACACACACAACGATACGGTGCAGCGAGTGGTTTTCGAGCGCGTTGACCTCGGCCAGCGCCTGCCTGACGGCGCTATCGACCTGGTTCGGTTGCAGGAGGGCGGCATACACGTTCCTTTTTTCGCTCTCTGGGTTCCTACCTACTATCCCGGAGCTGAAGCCGTGCGCCGTACCCTCGACTTCCGCGACGCTATGCAAGCGGTTTTCGACAAATACCCTGATCGGATCGAACTGGCCACCAGCGCACGCGACATCGAGCGAATTGTCGGCCAGAAGAAAATCGCCGCGGTGCTGACCATCGAAGGCGGCCACCAGATCGATAATGATCTCGCGGTTCTGCGCATGTACCGCCGCATGGGCATACTCTCCATGACGCTCACGCACTTCCGCAACAACGATTGGGCGGACTCCTCCACCGATAAGCCCCTGCACAATGGGCTGACGGATTTCGGGAAGCAAGTGGTGCGGGAGATGAATTCGCTGGGCATGCTGGTCGACATCTCGCATGTCTCGGATAAGACTTTTTATGACGTGCTGCAGGTCACAACCAAGCCGGTCATCGCTTCGCACTCCTCCTGCCGCTCTATCTCTGACATTCCTCGCAACATGACTGACGACATGCTGCGTGCGCTGGCCCACAACGGTGGCGTCGTAGGTATTAATTTCGGGGCAGCATTTCTGAATGCCAAGGATGGAGAGGATTTCAAGCAAGTGGTCGAACGCCGAAACGAAACGGAGCCCAGTCTCACAGGCGCGGCCTTGGACGAATTTGCTGCTGCGGATCATCGCAAGAGCGCCATCGGCCATCCGCGAGTTGGCCAGGCCACGGTGGACGACGCCGCCGCCTGTATCGATCACATCGTCAAAGTGGCGGGCATCGATCATGTCGGGATCGGCAGCGATTTTGATGGCGTCAGCATCGTGCCGCGCGGGCTCGAGGATGTCTCCAAGATGCCCAGTCTCACCGCTGCCCTGCTCGAGCGCGGCTACAGCGAACAGGACATCCAGAAGATCATGGGTGGGAACTTCCTGCGGGTGATTCGCGAGGTGGTGGGAAATTGA
- a CDS encoding ribonuclease HI family protein, producing the protein MPFRQHPATKKEPKTGGLFDSTPPRPQTYLVASTDGGARGNPGPAGYGVVVEDQTGKLVAELNRYLGHQTNNYAEYSALLAALEYAIAHGWKALKVRSDSELMVKQIRGEYKVSNPTLKELHSRAKNLIRQLDWFEIEHVLRGKNADADRLANQAMDEGSRSR; encoded by the coding sequence ATGCCCTTCCGCCAGCATCCTGCGACAAAGAAAGAACCCAAGACCGGCGGCCTGTTTGATTCAACTCCACCGCGGCCGCAAACTTACCTGGTGGCCAGCACCGACGGAGGCGCGCGCGGCAACCCCGGACCCGCCGGATATGGAGTGGTTGTCGAAGATCAGACTGGAAAACTCGTGGCGGAGCTGAACCGGTACCTCGGTCATCAGACAAACAACTACGCTGAATATTCCGCCCTTCTCGCTGCTCTTGAGTACGCGATTGCGCACGGCTGGAAAGCGCTCAAGGTCCGCAGTGACTCTGAGCTGATGGTGAAACAAATCCGCGGCGAGTACAAGGTCAGCAATCCAACTTTAAAAGAGCTGCACAGCCGCGCCAAAAATCTGATTCGTCAGCTGGACTGGTTCGAGATCGAGCACGTACTGCGCGGAAAAAACGCAGATGCAGACCGCTTAGCTAACCAGGCGATGGATGAAGGATCGCGCTCTCGGTGA
- a CDS encoding DUF4382 domain-containing protein: MTPFRSSTGLAKPLCFLPVMILVAALVACGNGGGTGTSKGTDGGGGTTGILLVQLSDATADQVAALSLSFSSLTLTSQAGSTVTVLSTPVTIEITRLAGTSTPLAVLSSIPQGTYTSLTLVVGSPALTLLSPTTQQPSHPNLPAGPFTVSLTFSPAMVISTTPMVLTLDVNTAASLTSDSQGNISFSPSVNLTTAALASSNLNPFNGQLEHVVGQVSSVSTNSFTMTLRFGDQSLTFNTDSNTKFTGITGLSQLTTGQLGVVDGSLQSNGSFLAGNVKASSLPQFAFHTQGLLTARIPAAPGDVTNFQMAARELTGGGLQSNFLGNGLNIAVTNTGNTPTVYVINQAGVDLTNLPFTATFDATTVVPGQAVEASSTGQLLPASTTFSGVGAFPSQLVFGEVSTLEVDLQQQSLSGTVSNLTGNTFTLTLTSDSVFATLTGATTAVVYIQPDTQSIGITVADGASVTVHGLLFKDSSTYRLVAARILPKV; this comes from the coding sequence ATGACTCCTTTTCGCTCCTCAACAGGGCTTGCGAAACCCCTGTGCTTCCTGCCGGTGATGATTCTGGTGGCGGCTCTCGTCGCATGCGGGAATGGCGGGGGTACGGGCACATCCAAGGGAACCGACGGAGGCGGAGGAACCACCGGAATTCTGCTGGTGCAGCTAAGCGACGCAACCGCGGACCAGGTGGCTGCTCTCAGCCTGTCGTTCTCGTCGCTTACTCTGACTTCGCAAGCCGGCTCGACTGTCACTGTGCTCTCGACTCCGGTCACGATTGAGATCACACGGCTGGCGGGTACCTCGACTCCGCTGGCGGTGCTTAGCAGCATTCCGCAGGGAACCTACACCTCGCTCACGCTGGTGGTAGGCTCTCCCGCACTCACGCTGCTCTCGCCCACAACCCAGCAGCCCAGCCACCCGAACCTGCCGGCGGGGCCTTTCACCGTGAGCCTTACGTTCAGTCCTGCTATGGTCATCTCCACCACGCCAATGGTTCTCACGCTGGACGTGAATACAGCCGCTTCGCTCACCAGCGATTCGCAGGGCAATATCAGCTTCAGTCCGTCCGTGAACCTGACGACCGCGGCACTGGCTTCCTCCAACCTGAATCCATTCAATGGTCAGTTGGAGCACGTGGTGGGCCAGGTTAGTTCCGTCAGCACAAATTCTTTCACTATGACCCTGCGCTTCGGTGATCAGTCGCTCACTTTCAACACCGATTCCAACACGAAATTCACCGGCATCACCGGCTTGAGCCAGCTCACGACGGGCCAGCTGGGGGTGGTGGATGGCTCACTGCAGTCCAATGGTTCCTTTCTGGCCGGTAACGTTAAGGCGTCGAGTTTGCCTCAGTTTGCTTTTCACACGCAGGGACTGCTAACCGCCCGAATTCCTGCCGCGCCCGGGGACGTAACCAACTTCCAGATGGCGGCGCGCGAACTCACCGGCGGCGGCTTGCAGTCGAACTTCCTGGGCAATGGGCTGAACATCGCCGTGACGAACACGGGAAACACGCCCACGGTGTATGTCATCAACCAGGCGGGGGTCGATCTTACCAACCTGCCTTTCACAGCTACATTTGACGCCACCACCGTAGTTCCGGGGCAGGCGGTTGAGGCCAGCAGCACCGGTCAGTTATTGCCTGCGAGCACTACGTTCAGCGGCGTGGGCGCGTTCCCCTCGCAACTTGTATTCGGGGAAGTTTCCACGTTGGAAGTGGATCTGCAGCAGCAGTCGTTGAGCGGAACCGTTTCAAACCTGACGGGGAACACGTTTACCCTGACGCTCACGTCAGATTCGGTCTTCGCTACCCTCACCGGCGCAACCACCGCTGTGGTCTATATTCAGCCGGACACGCAGTCGATTGGCATTACTGTCGCCGATGGCGCGAGCGTGACCGTCCACGGCCTGCTGTTTAAGGATTCTTCGACTTACAGGCTGGTGGCTGCCCGCATTCTGCCCAAGGTCTAA
- a CDS encoding deoxynucleoside kinase: MAKLFELPRYIAVEGPIRVGKTTLANVIADRLHAQLIVEPEDNPFLSSFHKGNGGAAFQAQFSFLIRRFEQLRALDVGPQSQKVVVADYIFEKDKLFACLNLSDPELELYNRYYSLFREQLPSPDLVIYLQATPEVLKKRLRKKGASAEAAISDDYIEAIAKAYEHFFFHYTSSDLLIVNTSDIDFVDRNEDLQELLRKVSEPVRGTQYFLPLGSSRPAAV; this comes from the coding sequence ATGGCCAAGCTCTTCGAACTTCCCCGCTATATTGCGGTAGAAGGTCCCATTCGCGTTGGCAAGACCACTTTGGCCAATGTCATCGCTGACCGGCTGCATGCGCAGCTGATCGTGGAGCCTGAGGATAATCCCTTCCTCTCTTCTTTTCATAAGGGCAATGGCGGAGCCGCATTCCAGGCCCAGTTTTCCTTCCTGATCCGGCGCTTCGAGCAGTTGCGGGCGCTTGACGTGGGGCCACAGTCGCAGAAGGTGGTTGTGGCTGACTACATTTTCGAAAAGGACAAACTCTTCGCCTGTTTGAACCTGAGTGACCCCGAGCTTGAGCTTTATAACCGCTACTACTCGCTGTTTCGCGAACAGCTGCCTTCGCCCGACCTGGTGATTTATCTGCAGGCCACTCCCGAGGTGCTGAAGAAACGGCTGCGCAAGAAAGGGGCTTCCGCCGAGGCCGCAATCAGCGACGATTACATCGAGGCGATCGCCAAGGCTTACGAACATTTCTTCTTCCACTACACCTCATCCGATCTGCTGATTGTCAACACTTCGGATATCGATTTTGTGGACCGCAACGAAGACCTGCAGGAATTGCTGCGCAAGGTGAGCGAACCCGTTCGCGGGACACAGTATTTTTTGCCCCTCGGCAGTTCCCGCCCGGCCGCGGTCTGA
- a CDS encoding polysaccharide deacetylase family protein, producing the protein MLGLVAASSLGTVAAVVAGYNTMAPQSQLYGRTFIGLKPGNRQLALTFDDGPNDPYTHRILEVLARHSVRATFFVIGRFVKQRPQIAREIRRAGHIVGNHTYSHPNLIFQSQSKLRRQIRDCERAYEDAVGEKLAPLFRPPYGGRRPAVLRTLRSLALTPVMWSASAWDWRLKSAGEIERKVVSQIRGGDVILMHDGGHTEFAVNRVATVEALDRLVARYLGEGYRFVTIPEMVPTKGSGRK; encoded by the coding sequence ATGTTGGGATTAGTGGCGGCTTCCAGTTTGGGAACGGTGGCTGCAGTGGTGGCCGGGTACAACACCATGGCCCCGCAGTCGCAGCTGTACGGGCGGACCTTCATCGGCCTGAAGCCCGGAAACCGGCAACTGGCGCTGACTTTCGACGATGGACCGAACGATCCCTACACCCACCGAATCCTCGAGGTACTGGCCCGGCACAGCGTTCGCGCCACCTTTTTTGTTATCGGCCGTTTCGTAAAGCAGAGGCCGCAAATTGCCCGGGAGATTCGCCGGGCAGGACACATCGTAGGGAATCATACATACAGCCATCCCAACCTGATTTTCCAGTCACAGAGTAAATTGCGGCGCCAGATTCGGGATTGCGAACGCGCATATGAAGACGCGGTGGGCGAGAAATTGGCTCCTCTGTTCCGCCCTCCCTACGGAGGACGACGACCGGCGGTGCTGCGGACGCTTCGCAGTCTCGCCCTCACCCCCGTAATGTGGAGCGCCAGCGCCTGGGATTGGAGGCTGAAGTCGGCGGGCGAGATCGAGAGAAAAGTTGTATCTCAGATCCGAGGCGGCGATGTGATCCTGATGCACGACGGCGGGCACACTGAGTTCGCGGTAAATCGTGTGGCCACAGTCGAAGCCCTCGATCGGCTGGTGGCACGTTATCTGGGTGAAGGTTACAGGTTCGTGACCATACCGGAGATGGTGCCAACAAAGGGAAGCGGACGAAAGTAG
- a CDS encoding GIY-YIG nuclease family protein — protein MYGVYLVASKSRALYIGVTNNLERRVWEHKYDLIDGFSSQYKCHRLVYYELFDDVHKAISREKQLKRWSRAKKEWLIKRHNPTWEDLAAEWYVRHRYQPEKQVPPRAIRLAQPIRSLGRDDR, from the coding sequence ATGTACGGTGTCTACCTTGTTGCGAGCAAGTCGCGCGCCTTGTACATCGGGGTGACGAACAACTTAGAGCGCCGCGTTTGGGAACACAAGTACGATTTGATTGATGGTTTCAGCAGTCAATATAAGTGCCACCGTCTGGTGTATTACGAATTGTTTGACGACGTTCATAAAGCGATCAGCCGAGAGAAACAACTGAAGCGCTGGAGTAGGGCGAAAAAAGAATGGCTGATCAAGCGACATAATCCGACGTGGGAGGATCTAGCGGCCGAGTGGTACGTGCGGCATCGGTATCAGCCGGAAAAGCAGGTCCCTCCACGCGCGATCCGATTGGCACAGCCAATCCGATCGCTTGGTCGGGATGACAGATAA
- the acpP gene encoding acyl carrier protein, which yields MASVDEKVKQIIVEQLGVDEAEVTSNASFVDDLGADSLDTVELVMAFEEAFDLEIPDEDAEKIRTVQDAVDYISKNAKVKQ from the coding sequence ATGGCATCGGTTGACGAAAAGGTAAAGCAGATCATCGTGGAACAGTTAGGAGTGGATGAAGCCGAAGTAACTTCGAACGCGTCGTTCGTGGACGACCTCGGCGCCGACTCTTTGGACACGGTCGAGCTGGTGATGGCCTTCGAGGAAGCCTTTGACCTGGAGATTCCCGATGAGGATGCGGAGAAGATCCGCACCGTGCAAGACGCCGTCGACTACATCAGCAAGAACGCCAAGGTTAAGCAGTAA
- the acpP gene encoding acyl carrier protein translates to MAALDDKVKQIVVEQLGVEEAEVTPSASFVDDLGADSLDTVELVMAFEEAFDLEIPDEDAEKIRTVKDAIEYIQKHAKGGK, encoded by the coding sequence ATGGCAGCCTTAGACGACAAAGTGAAGCAGATCGTCGTGGAACAACTGGGCGTGGAGGAAGCCGAAGTCACACCCAGCGCCTCCTTCGTGGATGATCTGGGCGCCGACTCCCTGGACACGGTCGAGCTGGTGATGGCCTTCGAAGAGGCCTTTGATCTGGAGATTCCCGATGAAGATGCGGAAAAAATCCGCACCGTCAAGGACGCCATCGAATACATTCAGAAGCACGCGAAAGGCGGGAAATAG
- the fabF gene encoding beta-ketoacyl-ACP synthase II — MQRRVVITGIGLICDVGNTTQEVWKNLLAGQSGVSRITHFDASDFACQIAAEVHNFDPLNFIEKKEVKKMGRFIHLAMAAADEAMRTSGLKVTAENATRVGVHIGSGIGGFDIIEREHANLLQGGPRKISPFFIPASIVNLAAGHVSMRFGAKGPNEATATACTTSAHSIGDSFKIIQRCDADVMIAGGTEAAITPMGIGGFAAMRALSTRNDAPGRASRPWDKDRDGFVVGEGAGILVMEELEHALRRGATILSEVAGYGMSGDAYHITQPAPGHEGGYRVMLNALADAKIQPSQVGYINAHGTSTDIGDQLETMAIKSAFGEHAYQMPVSSTKSMTGHLLGGAGGLEAGITVLALRDQMLPPTINYETPDPECDLDYVPNTARRVHDVEYAMSNSFGFGGTNGCLIFRRWTH; from the coding sequence TTGCAGCGCCGCGTCGTTATCACTGGCATTGGGCTCATCTGTGATGTCGGCAATACCACCCAAGAGGTCTGGAAGAACCTTCTCGCCGGCCAGAGCGGAGTTTCACGCATCACCCATTTTGACGCCTCCGATTTCGCCTGCCAGATTGCCGCCGAAGTCCACAATTTCGATCCCCTCAACTTCATCGAGAAGAAAGAAGTCAAGAAGATGGGGCGCTTCATCCACCTGGCTATGGCCGCTGCGGATGAAGCCATGCGGACGTCGGGCCTGAAAGTGACGGCGGAAAACGCCACCCGCGTGGGAGTACATATCGGCTCCGGCATCGGCGGATTCGACATCATCGAGCGCGAGCACGCCAATCTGTTGCAAGGGGGGCCGCGCAAAATCTCACCCTTCTTCATTCCGGCGTCCATCGTGAACCTGGCGGCCGGGCACGTGAGCATGCGCTTCGGGGCCAAGGGCCCGAACGAGGCAACCGCCACTGCCTGCACCACGAGTGCGCACTCGATTGGCGATTCCTTCAAGATCATTCAGCGCTGCGATGCCGACGTGATGATCGCAGGAGGAACGGAAGCCGCCATCACTCCCATGGGCATTGGCGGATTTGCCGCCATGCGCGCACTCTCCACCCGCAACGATGCCCCCGGGCGTGCCAGCCGTCCCTGGGACAAGGATCGTGACGGCTTTGTCGTAGGCGAAGGTGCGGGGATCCTGGTCATGGAGGAACTGGAGCACGCCCTGCGGCGGGGAGCCACGATCCTGTCCGAGGTCGCAGGTTATGGCATGAGCGGGGACGCCTACCACATCACCCAGCCGGCCCCCGGACACGAAGGCGGATACCGCGTGATGCTGAACGCGCTGGCGGACGCCAAAATTCAGCCCAGCCAGGTGGGATACATCAACGCACACGGAACCTCGACCGACATTGGGGATCAGCTGGAAACTATGGCCATCAAGAGCGCCTTTGGAGAGCATGCCTACCAGATGCCGGTGAGCTCCACCAAGTCCATGACCGGACATCTGCTGGGCGGCGCGGGCGGCCTGGAGGCGGGAATCACCGTGCTGGCGTTGCGCGATCAGATGCTTCCGCCGACCATCAACTACGAGACTCCGGACCCCGAGTGCGACCTGGATTACGTACCCAACACGGCTCGTCGGGTGCATGACGTTGAGTACGCGATGTCGAATTCCTTCGGCTTTGGCGGCACCAATGGATGCCTGATCTTCCGGCGCTGGACGCACTAG
- a CDS encoding PilZ domain-containing protein, producing MVIGFAELPQAKKVHARAALVNLDSKSAAILRDCFKQFGIGTDILTADEAQRLLNEKFDACAVGIDEHAAEVLKAARESKYNRRMLIFAVCASLGEAIKHSRYGLNVLLESPVERQAALRAVKSTHLLILHEFRRYVRIPVIVKLEARMAGRKIQGSTVEVSGGGMSMRHEGKFVLGEETELKFDLPGKPGLSCRAVVSWVDSEQQMSGLRFDIADDGRLSVKQWIEEYLDIS from the coding sequence ATGGTAATAGGATTTGCGGAGCTGCCGCAGGCAAAGAAGGTCCACGCTCGGGCCGCCCTGGTCAATCTCGACAGTAAGTCGGCGGCAATCCTACGCGATTGCTTCAAGCAGTTTGGCATCGGTACAGATATCTTGACCGCTGACGAAGCACAGCGCCTGCTGAATGAAAAGTTCGACGCCTGTGCCGTGGGCATCGATGAGCATGCAGCCGAGGTGCTGAAAGCAGCCCGCGAATCTAAATACAACCGCCGCATGCTGATCTTTGCCGTTTGTGCCAGCCTGGGGGAAGCGATAAAGCACTCGCGCTACGGGCTCAACGTGCTGCTGGAGAGTCCAGTCGAGCGGCAGGCGGCCCTGCGCGCGGTGAAATCCACTCACCTGCTCATCCTGCATGAGTTCCGCCGCTACGTCAGGATCCCTGTAATCGTGAAGCTGGAGGCCCGCATGGCTGGCCGCAAAATTCAAGGAAGCACGGTGGAAGTGAGCGGCGGGGGCATGTCGATGCGGCACGAGGGCAAGTTTGTGCTGGGCGAGGAAACCGAGCTGAAATTCGATCTGCCAGGCAAGCCCGGTCTTTCCTGCCGGGCCGTGGTTTCCTGGGTGGACAGCGAGCAGCAGATGTCAGGCTTGCGCTTCGACATTGCGGATGACGGCCGGCTCAGCGTGAAACAATGGATTGAGGAATATCTGGACATCAGTTGA
- a CDS encoding DUF1801 domain-containing protein, giving the protein MKSRKPSVAKSVDEYIAAQPEGIRPKLEQVRAAIRIAVPEAVEYIGYGMPGYKLHGKAMLYFAGFKEHYSLFAASGTFLAALEGELKSYELGKGTIHFPFTEPVPVKLITRIAKLRAAGIASTAKKPPLGRQAERRNSAQ; this is encoded by the coding sequence ATGAAGAGTAGGAAACCGAGCGTAGCCAAGTCGGTTGACGAGTACATAGCGGCGCAGCCTGAAGGAATCCGGCCGAAGCTCGAACAGGTGCGCGCCGCGATACGGATTGCCGTACCGGAAGCAGTGGAGTACATCGGATATGGCATGCCCGGATACAAGCTACACGGAAAGGCGATGCTGTATTTCGCTGGCTTCAAGGAGCACTATTCCCTGTTTGCGGCATCAGGAACGTTCTTGGCGGCGCTGGAAGGTGAACTCAAAAGCTATGAGCTGGGAAAAGGAACGATCCATTTCCCATTCACAGAGCCGGTTCCGGTGAAGCTCATCACCCGGATCGCGAAGCTGCGTGCGGCTGGCATCGCCTCCACGGCCAAAAAGCCACCACTGGGCCGACAGGCAGAAAGGCGCAACTCAGCACAGTAG
- a CDS encoding ATP-binding cassette domain-containing protein, with product MTHTLKLQDISKSYDHFVAVDHLSFNIRQGSVYGLLGPNGAGKTSSLRMMIGITLPDSGEVRIFGEPFRRELLKRIGYLPEERGLYRKMKLLDQLVFLAELKGVSAKDAARRAASWCERLQLNDWIHKKVEELSKGMQQKVQFIAAILHEPEFLILDEPFAGLDPANAVVLKDILLEQKKAGKTILFSTHRMDQVERLCDSICLINHGRAVLEGELKQIKGKYGKNNVQLEYEGNGNFLEQSPLVERFNNYGNYVEVRLKPGADPQELLQLAASRTRVSKFELVEPSLEEIFIDVVGAGNA from the coding sequence ATGACCCATACTCTAAAACTCCAAGACATTAGCAAAAGCTACGATCATTTCGTAGCCGTCGACCATCTCTCGTTTAACATCCGCCAGGGGAGTGTATACGGTCTTCTCGGTCCCAACGGCGCCGGAAAAACCAGCTCATTGCGCATGATGATTGGCATCACCCTGCCGGATTCCGGCGAGGTGCGAATTTTTGGTGAGCCCTTCCGCCGCGAGCTGCTGAAGCGCATCGGCTATCTCCCGGAGGAACGCGGTCTCTATCGAAAAATGAAGCTGCTGGACCAGTTGGTATTCCTGGCTGAGTTGAAAGGAGTGAGCGCGAAGGATGCGGCCCGCCGAGCTGCGTCCTGGTGCGAGCGGCTGCAATTGAACGACTGGATCCACAAGAAGGTAGAGGAGCTCTCCAAGGGCATGCAGCAGAAGGTGCAGTTCATCGCCGCCATCCTGCACGAGCCTGAGTTCCTCATCCTCGACGAGCCCTTCGCCGGCCTCGATCCCGCCAATGCGGTGGTCTTGAAAGACATTTTGCTGGAGCAGAAGAAAGCTGGGAAGACGATTCTCTTCTCCACTCACCGCATGGACCAGGTCGAGCGTCTCTGCGACAGCATTTGCCTGATCAATCATGGGAGGGCGGTGCTGGAAGGCGAGCTGAAGCAGATCAAGGGCAAGTACGGCAAGAACAACGTTCAGCTCGAATATGAGGGCAACGGCAACTTTCTCGAGCAGAGCCCTCTGGTGGAGCGCTTCAACAACTATGGGAATTACGTGGAAGTGCGCCTGAAACCCGGCGCCGATCCGCAGGAACTGTTGCAGCTGGCGGCCTCGCGAACCCGTGTCAGCAAGTTCGAGCTGGTGGAGCCCTCGCTGGAGGAAATCTTTATCGACGTGGTGGGGGCGGGCAATGCGTAA